In endosymbiont of Galathealinum brachiosum, the DNA window AATATTTCCGGATCCATACCTGCGCCATCATCTTCTATGGCTAATAAGATATGATCACCTTCCTGAGTCGCACTTAATATAACCGTGCCCACCCGTGGTTTACCTTTCTTTTCACGATCGCCGGGTAACTCAATACCATGATCTACCGCATTACGCACCAGATGCACTAATGGATCAGCCAGTGCTTCAACCAGATTTTTATCTAAATCGGTATCCTCACCCATCATTTCAAGTTTTATTTCTTTGTTGATTGAGCGGGATAAATCTCTTACAACTCGAGGGAAACGGCCAAAAACTTTTTTAATTGGCTGCATTCGAGTTTTCATTACCGATGTCTGTAAATCGGCAGTAACCATATCCAGATTAGTTATTGCATGAGTCAGCTTACCCTCCTGCATGGTGGAGCGAAGTGTTTGCAGGCGATTACGAACCAGCACCAGCTCACCTACCAGATTCATCATTTCATCAAGGCGCTCAGTATCGACACGAACCGAAGCTTCTGCTGCTGGTTTGGCCGGCGCTTTTGCTTTAGCGGGTTCTTTTTTAGGGGCAGGTGCCGCAGGTTTAGGTTTCTCCGCAGCTACTTCAGGTGTAGCCGCTTTTTCGGCAGGATTATCAGCCGTAGGCCCTTTACCTTTTCCATGCATTTGATCCAGAATGGCATCAAATTCATCATCAGTAATTAATTCATCACCAGCTGATTCTTTTGCTGGTTCATCTTTATTTTCTGCTGCGGGTGTATCTGCTGCAGTTGGCCCTTTACCTTTACCATGCATCTGATCCAGAATTGAATCAAATTCATCATCAGTCATTAAATCATCAGCCGTTTCTCCGGCATCAGATTTCGGTGCTTCTGCTGGTTTTTCGTCCTCAATCGGCTTGCCACCGCCGTGTTTACCTTTACCGTGAAGATCGTCTAATAACGATTCAAATTCATCATCGGTAATGTCAGAGCTATCCGAACCGGCATCCGCTACCTCTTCGGTTTTATCCTTTTCATCCATTGCATCAAGCAAGGCATCAAACTCATCATCTGTTATATCCTGATCAGCCTCATCCTGAGCCGGTGCAGCTTCCTCAACCGGAGCAGGAGCAGATGGTTCTGATACTGCCCCTCCAGGCTCACTATCACCAGGAACAGCATATACTTTTAAATCAGCAAGCAATTGCTCTGTTGCAGCAGTAGGATCATCTCCCTCCTGAATTTCTGCAAACATAATCTGTACCGCATCCAGCGCCTGCAATACACAGTCCATTAAGCCGGGGCTAACTTTACGTTCATCATTACGCAGTACATTAAATACATCTTCACAGACGTGACAGCAATCAACCATTGGATCTAACGCTAAAAAGCCCGCACCACCTTTAACGGTGTGAAAACCTCGAAACACAGCATTAAGCAAATCAGCATCTTCTGGAGACTCTTCCAGTTCTACCAGCTGTTCACTTAATAACTCAAGAATCTCACCAGCTTCAACCAGAAAGTCCTGAAGTATTTCATCATCTAGATCAATTGCCATTTATAGCCTTTGCTAATTTAAAATTTATTATCGCTAATTACTTAATTGTTCCGCTTACTACGCAGGTTTTTAACACCGAAATGAACCTGTAAAAGTAAGTTTAATAACCACCAGACTAGAAGCCCAGGCTTGCTAACAGGTCATCAACATCATCCTGACCCTTCATAACATCGTCCGAGGTTTCTTTACCTGGAACCTGTGGCCCATCAAGTTTCATTTCTTCTTCCTTCGCCGGCTCTTCCTTCGCTTGCGTTTCACCCTGTATTTTTATTAATTCAACCAGATTCGTTTCAATTTCATCTACCAGATTAATAACCTGACGAATAATTTGCCCTGTTAAATCCTGAAAATCCTGAGCCATTAGTATTTCGGTAAAACCGGAAAGCAATCTGGACATCATCACTTCTGATTCATCAAAGAAAGTTTCTACATCTTTCCCCATAGAACGAAGTTCATCCGCAGATAATTCACGCTTACGAAATTTCTGCCACTGTGCTTTTAAGACCCCGGCTTCTGTCGATAACTTTTCAGCTACCGGACTGCCCTCTTCGATAACTCCCATAGCCGTATTAGCCGCTTTTTCTGTCATTGTAATGACATATTCAAGGCGGTCTTTAGCATCAGGGATATCCGTTTCTGCAAGATCTGAAATACGTGAATCCATTCGGAACTTCATTATAGAATCATGAATATCCCGGGTCATTTTACCCAGTTCCTGAAACAGCTGATTATCTTTAAAAGTGTTTATTTCATCAATCTGGGTTTCGAGCTGCTCATCGCTGGTTTCAGGTGATTCAAGGCTTGCAATCAACTCCTGAGCTTTTTCCAGCAGAAGGTCTCGATTAATAGGCGTTACTTCCATAAAAATTCCTAACCTTCTAAGATGCGTTATCTATACGTTCAAATATTTTATCAATCTTTTCCTTGAGCGTTTGAGCTGTAAAGGGTTTAACGATATAACCATTCACCCCTTCTTGCGCAGCCAGTACAATCTGCTCTTTTTTAGCTTCAGCTGTCACCATTAATACAGGAAGTGTTTTCAATCTTTCATCTGCGCGTACAGCGCGTAACAGATCAATACCTGTCATACCCGGCATATTCCAGTCGGTGACCAGAAAGTCAAAATTACCCGACTGCAACTTGGGAAGCCCGGTATTACCATCATCCGCTTCTTCTGTATTGTTAAAGCCCAGATCTCTAAGCAGATTTTTAATTATTCGCCGCATTGTGGAGAAATCGTCCACAATAAGGATTTTCATATTTTTATCCAAGGCGGATACCCTCAGTGTCTATAGTTTATGTTTACATTGATTCTGGCAGACATTTGAGTTTTTTCCAGTCTGAATTGAAAAAAACTCACTGCAACCAATGACTTATTTACTGTTATTCTATAACTCCATAATGATCAGAAGAATTTTACTAATCCTGATCTATTTTGTAATCATGCAATCCAGTCGCCCATTTTACTACGTATATTTTTAAGTGCCTGACTATGTATCTGGCATACCCTTGATTCCGATATCTCCAGCACCAGGCCTATTTCTTTTAAATTTAATTCTTCATTATAATATAACGACATCACCATTTGTTCCCGCTCGGCAAGTGTCGCAATGACTTCAGCAAGATTTTTTTTAAAACTACTATCCTGCAATATTTCAAATGGCTCACTCTGTGATGACTTAAGTCGACTTTGTTGACCTGGATCATCATCCGTCTGGTCCAGACTAAATATCTGCGCATTTGAACTATCACGCCTGATAGTATGATAATCATCCAGCGAAATTTCCAGCCTGTCAGCAACTTCCTGATCTTTTGCATCACGACCGGTTTCATTTTCTATATCATGGACGGCTTCTCGTACCTGCCGCATTTTTCTGTGTAAGGAACGGGGCGACCAGTCAGCATGACGTACATCATCTAACATAGCACCACGCACACGAATGCCCGCATAGGTTTCAAAACTGGCACCCTGAGAAGGATCGTAATTTTTTGCTGCTTCAATCAGACCGATCATGCCGGACTGAATTAAATCATCCACCTGAACACTGGAAGGTAACCGGGCAACCAGATGATAAGCAATACGCTTTACCAACCCAACGTGCTCAATAATTCGCTGATCACGCTGATCTTTCTGAACCTCTGTATACATGGTATTTGCCGCATTCATTAACAAAGTATAGTCAACTCCTGCTAACCAGCTGCACTAAATTTAATCAGTCTTTCTACAAAAAACTCCAGATGCCCAGAGGCACTTTCAGGAACCGGCCAGGCCATGGCTACTTTAGCCAGCTTTCTGAAAGCCAGCGAAGAGGGGCTCTGCGGATATGACTGCAATACTGCTTTCTGTTTTTTTACTGATTTGACCAGATACTCATCATAAGGAACCGCACCCATAAAGTTTAACGTAACATCAAGATAATAATCGGTTACTCGAATTAACTTTTTAAAGAGCTTAGCCCCTTCCTGCGGATCACGAACTGAGTTGGCCAGTATATTGAATTTATGGACACCATGATCTTCTGACATCACTTTAATCAGGGCATACGCATCCGTTAGAGATGTAGGTTCATTACATACCACAACAAGCACTTCATTCGCTGCTTTTACAAAACTCACTACACCATCAGAAATGCCTGCAGCTGTATCCACTACCAGAACATCCACCGGCATACTTAAATCACTAAATGCTCTAATCACACCCGCATGTTGCCCGGGGCTTAATTCGGACATCATTTGCATGCCTGATGCTGCAGGAATAATATTCAAACCTTCAGGGCCTTTAACAACAACTTCTTCAAGCGTTCGTTCGCCCGAGATAACATGAGATAAATTATATTCAGCACGTAAGCCTAACAATAAATCTACATTTGCCAGACCTAAATCCGCATCCAGCAGTAATACATTTTGCCCTGCTGCGACCATAGCAAGTGACAAATTCACTGAGACATTGGTTTTACCAACCCCTCCTTTGCCACTGCTTACCGCAATTACCTGTACTGGTTTTGTTGACGCCATTCGTCTTATGCCTGCTGCCTGGTCAATCATTAAATAATATGTCTTTAATCTTAAATCGTTAATTTATAAAGGAGCATGGCCTATCGCGTTAGTAAACGCAACAGCCATAAACTCATCATCAATACTTTGTTTATAGCGCTTAGAATGAGCAAGCGTATCATCAACTAATTCTCGTGCCCGCGCTGGTTCTATGTCCTCAGGT includes these proteins:
- the fliA gene encoding RNA polymerase sigma factor FliA (sigma factors are initiation factors that promote the attachment of RNA polymerase to specific initiation sites and are then released; this sigma factor directs late flagellar biosynthesis genes), with product MNAANTMYTEVQKDQRDQRIIEHVGLVKRIAYHLVARLPSSVQVDDLIQSGMIGLIEAAKNYDPSQGASFETYAGIRVRGAMLDDVRHADWSPRSLHRKMRQVREAVHDIENETGRDAKDQEVADRLEISLDDYHTIRRDSSNAQIFSLDQTDDDPGQQSRLKSSQSEPFEILQDSSFKKNLAEVIATLAEREQMVMSLYYNEELNLKEIGLVLEISESRVCQIHSQALKNIRSKMGDWIA
- a CDS encoding chemotaxis protein CheZ, with the translated sequence MEVTPINRDLLLEKAQELIASLESPETSDEQLETQIDEINTFKDNQLFQELGKMTRDIHDSIMKFRMDSRISDLAETDIPDAKDRLEYVITMTEKAANTAMGVIEEGSPVAEKLSTEAGVLKAQWQKFRKRELSADELRSMGKDVETFFDESEVMMSRLLSGFTEILMAQDFQDLTGQIIRQVINLVDEIETNLVELIKIQGETQAKEEPAKEEEMKLDGPQVPGKETSDDVMKGQDDVDDLLASLGF
- a CDS encoding chemotaxis protein CheY; the encoded protein is MDKNMKILIVDDFSTMRRIIKNLLRDLGFNNTEEADDGNTGLPKLQSGNFDFLVTDWNMPGMTGIDLLRAVRADERLKTLPVLMVTAEAKKEQIVLAAQEGVNGYIVKPFTAQTLKEKIDKIFERIDNAS
- a CDS encoding chemotaxis protein CheA, with product MAIDLDDEILQDFLVEAGEILELLSEQLVELEESPEDADLLNAVFRGFHTVKGGAGFLALDPMVDCCHVCEDVFNVLRNDERKVSPGLMDCVLQALDAVQIMFAEIQEGDDPTAATEQLLADLKVYAVPGDSEPGGAVSEPSAPAPVEEAAPAQDEADQDITDDEFDALLDAMDEKDKTEEVADAGSDSSDITDDEFESLLDDLHGKGKHGGGKPIEDEKPAEAPKSDAGETADDLMTDDEFDSILDQMHGKGKGPTAADTPAAENKDEPAKESAGDELITDDEFDAILDQMHGKGKGPTADNPAEKAATPEVAAEKPKPAAPAPKKEPAKAKAPAKPAAEASVRVDTERLDEMMNLVGELVLVRNRLQTLRSTMQEGKLTHAITNLDMVTADLQTSVMKTRMQPIKKVFGRFPRVVRDLSRSINKEIKLEMMGEDTDLDKNLVEALADPLVHLVRNAVDHGIELPGDREKKGKPRVGTVILSATQEGDHILLAIEDDGAGMDPEILRTKVVEKGLMDEEAAARMDDKECFNLIFMAGFSTKEEISDISGRGVGMDVVKTRITQLNGTLDIDSVLGKGTTLSIKVPLTLAILPTLMIAMGEHTFALSLANVNEIFELETRKTNVVDGQLMVMVREKAVPLFYLSNWLLKPGEECTSGDGVGQVIIVSVGNRLVGLVTDSVIGQEEVVIKPLGKMLQNLAEFAGSTITGDGGIALIIDVPSLLKARANY
- a CDS encoding cobyrinic acid a,c-diamide synthase; amino-acid sequence: MIDQAAGIRRMASTKPVQVIAVSSGKGGVGKTNVSVNLSLAMVAAGQNVLLLDADLGLANVDLLLGLRAEYNLSHVISGERTLEEVVVKGPEGLNIIPAASGMQMMSELSPGQHAGVIRAFSDLSMPVDVLVVDTAAGISDGVVSFVKAANEVLVVVCNEPTSLTDAYALIKVMSEDHGVHKFNILANSVRDPQEGAKLFKKLIRVTDYYLDVTLNFMGAVPYDEYLVKSVKKQKAVLQSYPQSPSSLAFRKLAKVAMAWPVPESASGHLEFFVERLIKFSAAG